GCGGCGGCGGCGGCGTGTCGTACGAGCGGCGCCATACCTTCACTTGCTCTTCGCCGTGCTTAGCCGCGGTCTCGGCCTTATCGAGGCCGGTCAGCGCGCCGTAATGGCGCTCGTTCAGCCGCCAATTGCGCTCCACCGGCAGCCAGGCGAGGCCAGCTTCTTCGGCGGCCAGATTGCCGGTGCGGATGGCGCGGGTTTGCACCGATGTGAACAGCTTATCGAACGGCACGCCGCTCGCCTTGAGCAACGCGCCGGAGCGGCGGGCCTGCGCCTCGCCCTCGGCGGTCAAATTCACATCGACCCAGCCGGTGAAGCGGTTTTCGAGGTTCCACTGGCTTTGGCCGTGACGGAGCAGCGCGAGATAGGTCATGGGCGGCTTGGTTTCAGCCCGGCCCGGCCCCGTCAAGAGCCGAAGCCGCTTGGAGCCCTGCGGCCCAAAGGCTAAACCCTCCGACCATGCGTTCCTGGCTTTTTCATCCGCTGGTTTTCTACCCGTTGGCGATCATCATCGCGGCGCTGATTGTCGTTGTGAGCCTAAGGCCGCAGGCTTGGCCCCGTGAGCCCGCGCCTGTGGCGGCGCAGATCGTGGATGGCGCGCTTGTGTTTGAGGGCGCGGCGTTCAATTCGCCCGCCGTCGGCCCTGAACAGCGCATGACGGTCGTCCGCGATTTCTGGGGCAATCCACAGGCGCTGCGCATCGCCCAGCTCCCCGGCCAACCGCCGCCAACGCCGGCCGAGCAAGGCGTGCGCCTGCTGCTGACGCCCGAGCAGGCCGCCCTGCTGGAAGACAAGCCAGTCACGATCGAGGTCACTTACAATCCGCTGCCGATCAACATGGCCTCCAATCTGGCCGTCAGCGTCCAAGGCATTGGCCCGGCCGATTGGGTGAGCCTTGCCATGCCGCCGGAACCCGGCCGCTTAACCTTTGAAGCGCCAGCACAATTCGCGGTGAACGGGATCGGCCTGCGGGCGCTCAGCGGCAGCGAGGATCAGGCCTATGGGGTGGAAATCACCCGCGTTAGAGTGACGCCGCATAGCTCCTGAGCGGCAGCGTGCAATTGCACTTTGCGGCCATTTCCCCCAAACCCCCGGCTTCCCCGGGTCTTTGACGGACAATCCCCATGCTGCCTGCGCCGCGCGCAAGCCTTGCCGCCAATTCTGCTGAGTTCGAGAACCTGCCGCTGGTGAAGCCCACGGGCTTCCGCGAATACGACGCGCGCTGGTGGTTCGGCATTCCGGGCGCGGAAAAGCCGCCGGAACTCAATCTACTCGGCGTGCAGGCTTTGGGTTTGGGCCTCGGCACGCTGGTGCATGAGATGGGTGTGGCGCCGCGCATCGTCGTCGGCCACGATTTCCGCTTCTACTCGACCTCGATCAAGCAAGCGCTGACCCTGGGCCTTATGCAGGCGGGCATGGAGGTCAATGATATTGGCTTGGCGCTCTCGCCG
This is a stretch of genomic DNA from Vitreimonas flagellata. It encodes these proteins:
- the gpmA gene encoding 2,3-diphosphoglycerate-dependent phosphoglycerate mutase — encoded protein: MTYLALLRHGQSQWNLENRFTGWVDVNLTAEGEAQARRSGALLKASGVPFDKLFTSVQTRAIRTGNLAAEEAGLAWLPVERNWRLNERHYGALTGLDKAETAAKHGEEQVKVWRRSYDTPPPPLAPGGEFDFTKDRRYAGVVDLPTTESLKTTLDRVLPYWNEAVAPDLKAGKNLIIAAHGNSLRAIVKHLFGVPDDQIVGVEIPTGNPLLIELDANLKPIAARYLDEARAEKLPPFPG